One genomic window of Campylobacter fetus subsp. fetus includes the following:
- a CDS encoding flavodoxin family protein, which produces MKNIVIYSSVTGNTKKIAKAVSESLSCIYISFKDANFVNLDEFEFIALGFWVDKGYPDRDMKAFMQSIKNKNIGLFMTLGADPKGEHAKKCMQNVKYMMQINGCNIKKEFISQGAISPNLINKITKAGKSTPHREARWKEASTHPDNNDLLNAKIAFSKNKQLPKMNSI; this is translated from the coding sequence ATGAAAAACATAGTTATATACTCAAGCGTCACAGGTAACACAAAAAAGATAGCAAAAGCAGTATCTGAATCTCTTAGTTGTATCTATATCAGCTTCAAAGACGCAAATTTTGTAAATTTAGATGAATTTGAATTTATAGCTCTTGGATTTTGGGTAGATAAAGGATATCCAGATAGAGATATGAAAGCTTTTATGCAAAGCATAAAAAATAAAAATATCGGTCTTTTTATGACTCTTGGAGCAGATCCAAAAGGCGAACACGCTAAAAAATGTATGCAAAATGTAAAATATATGATGCAAATAAATGGTTGCAATATTAAAAAAGAGTTCATATCTCAAGGCGCTATAAGCCCGAATTTAATAAATAAAATTACAAAAGCAGGCAAATCAACACCGCATAGAGAAGCTAGATGGAAGGAAGCTAGCACTCATCCAGATAACAATGACCTTTTAAACGCCAAAATAGCATTTAGCAAAAACAAGCAGCTTCCTAAAATGAACTCTATTTAA
- a CDS encoding ABC transporter ATP-binding protein: MSIEISNLSFKFNKNQILNKLNIQINSAEFIGILGPNGCGKSTLLKNILKILQPNSGVIKINFKPLKEYSQKDLAKIIGFVPQKSDLALPLSVEDLILMGRYVSIKGIFGNYGSDDYRKVSEVMELLNLKEFKDRSANSLSGGEFQRVLLARAIVSDPKILLLDEPTSALDLNYAVEIMSLCKKITKKLNIFSIVVLHDLNLASIFCDKIIMLKDGKVAYSGTPKELYKKDILKEIYNLECDVLNHNGFSIIIPKNKG, translated from the coding sequence GTGAGTATCGAGATATCAAATTTAAGTTTTAAATTTAATAAAAATCAGATACTAAATAAGCTAAATATTCAGATAAACAGCGCAGAGTTTATAGGAATTTTAGGTCCAAACGGCTGCGGAAAATCAACTCTTCTTAAAAATATATTAAAAATTCTGCAGCCAAATAGCGGCGTTATAAAGATAAACTTCAAACCGCTAAAAGAGTATTCGCAAAAAGATTTAGCCAAAATTATAGGTTTTGTACCGCAAAAATCTGATTTAGCACTTCCTCTTAGCGTAGAGGATTTGATACTTATGGGAAGATATGTGAGTATAAAAGGGATATTTGGCAACTACGGCTCAGATGACTATAGAAAAGTGAGTGAAGTAATGGAGCTTTTGAATTTAAAAGAGTTTAAAGATAGATCCGCAAACTCTCTTAGCGGAGGCGAATTTCAAAGAGTTTTACTAGCCAGAGCGATAGTCTCAGATCCTAAAATACTACTTCTTGATGAGCCTACAAGCGCTCTTGATCTTAACTATGCAGTCGAGATCATGAGTCTTTGCAAAAAGATAACTAAAAAATTAAATATATTTAGCATAGTAGTTCTACATGATCTAAACTTGGCAAGTATATTTTGTGATAAAATTATAATGCTAAAAGATGGAAAAGTCGCTTACAGCGGTACTCCAAAAGAACTATACAAAAAAGATATTTTAAAAGAAATTTACAATCTTGAATGCGACGTGCTAAATCATAACGGTTTTTCGATAATAATACCAAAAAATAAAGGATAA
- a CDS encoding ABC transporter substrate-binding protein produces the protein MKKILIILVALFEFAFGVKLVVLDPAAVEILYMLKAEDNIAAIAISSMTKIYPEDKTAQLPNVGSYMKPNLERIVEINPDLVITSFHSINVDNDLKNLGLKTLSLNANSLNDIYKNIEKIADITQKQEEGKQLIDEIKSKLSHQDKLSGKKVVVLFSALNLMAFNSGTLPIDITNNLGLKNIAENLQGATSVIQTEYILEQNPDFIIVVETANNSKSLLQLYPVLSKTKAAKDGKIISVPSALILRGTPRITQSIEKIYEILAK, from the coding sequence ATGAAAAAAATATTAATCATACTTGTAGCTCTGTTTGAATTTGCATTTGGAGTAAAATTAGTAGTGCTGGATCCTGCTGCGGTAGAAATACTATATATGCTCAAAGCCGAAGATAATATAGCCGCTATAGCCATTTCATCTATGACTAAAATTTATCCAGAAGATAAAACCGCACAACTTCCAAATGTCGGCTCTTATATGAAACCGAATTTAGAACGCATAGTGGAGATAAACCCGGATCTTGTGATAACAAGTTTCCACTCTATAAATGTAGATAACGATCTAAAAAATCTAGGCTTAAAAACATTAAGTTTAAATGCAAACAGTTTGAACGACATTTATAAAAATATAGAAAAAATAGCAGATATAACTCAAAAACAAGAAGAAGGCAAACAGCTTATAGATGAGATAAAATCTAAGTTATCACATCAAGATAAATTAAGTGGTAAAAAGGTTGTAGTTCTATTTTCTGCACTAAATTTAATGGCTTTTAATAGCGGAACTCTGCCCATAGATATCACAAATAACTTAGGTCTAAAAAACATAGCCGAAAATCTGCAAGGGGCTACTTCGGTGATTCAAACTGAGTATATTTTAGAGCAAAATCCCGACTTTATCATAGTTGTAGAAACAGCAAACAACTCCAAAAGTCTCTTGCAACTCTATCCTGTTTTAAGCAAAACTAAAGCTGCCAAAGATGGCAAGATAATCTCAGTGCCCTCAGCCCTTATATTAAGAGGAACTCCAAGAATAACTCAAAGTATAGAAAAAATTTATGAAATTCTAGCAAAATAA
- a CDS encoding FecCD family ABC transporter permease encodes MSIKSYLIISFLICLLVLTIISLALGGANVGFNEIFNLYSQDLSDTQKTILIDIRLPRIVMAILIGALLASSGVVVQTIFLNPLADPYIIGIASSATFGAVVAYIFGLEDIYYGIFAFIASCILSIVIFKLSKNGRSVATLLIIGIAFSSMLGAFTSLATYLIGEDSFKIIAWMMGYLGGASWFKVGLLTLPLILSLIYFYKKRNELNLLLSGDEEAKSLGADVDITKKRLLIVASLSVAFSVAFTGMIGFVGLIIPHILRMILGTSNNAVLIPISTLAGALFLLFCDLVAKNVLNPTEIPIGVVTAFFGAPFFLFLAIKYSKGVI; translated from the coding sequence ATGTCTATTAAAAGCTATCTCATTATAAGCTTTTTAATCTGCCTTCTTGTTTTAACGATCATTTCGCTAGCTTTGGGAGGAGCTAACGTAGGATTTAATGAGATTTTTAATCTATACTCGCAAGATCTAAGCGATACGCAAAAAACTATACTGATTGACATAAGACTTCCTCGCATAGTGATGGCTATATTAATAGGAGCTCTTTTGGCCAGCTCCGGTGTTGTCGTTCAAACTATATTTTTAAATCCTCTAGCAGATCCATATATAATAGGAATTGCATCAAGCGCAACATTTGGGGCGGTTGTAGCTTATATATTTGGATTAGAGGATATATATTACGGTATTTTTGCTTTTATAGCTTCGTGCATTCTTTCTATAGTTATATTTAAACTATCAAAAAACGGTCGCTCTGTAGCTACTTTGCTTATAATAGGCATAGCATTTTCATCTATGCTTGGAGCTTTTACATCACTTGCTACTTATCTTATAGGAGAAGATAGTTTTAAGATAATAGCGTGGATGATGGGATATCTTGGAGGCGCAAGCTGGTTTAAAGTAGGCTTGCTAACTCTACCTTTGATACTTTCGCTAATATATTTTTATAAAAAGAGAAATGAGTTAAATTTACTTTTAAGCGGAGACGAAGAAGCAAAAAGCTTAGGAGCCGATGTAGATATAACAAAAAAAAGACTGCTCATAGTAGCATCTTTAAGCGTGGCATTCTCAGTTGCATTTACCGGGATGATAGGTTTTGTCGGACTCATCATACCTCATATTTTAAGAATGATACTAGGCACGTCAAACAATGCTGTTTTGATACCTATATCTACTTTAGCAGGTGCACTTTTTTTACTATTTTGCGATCTTGTAGCTAAAAATGTGCTCAATCCGACAGAAATTCCGATAGGAGTCGTAACAGCATTTTTTGGAGCTCCGTTTTTTCTATTTTTGGCTATTAAATATAGCAAAGGAGTCATCTAG
- a CDS encoding glucosaminidase domain-containing protein: protein MAVKLAAGFSPNYYMLSINEQKVEFAKTISKLTKNANTQTLQKRAFALNYLKQIYQKSFRDIDVSNLKRLVSIQKEYKISNLFDESEYKLKLDSVPVSLAIAQATIESGWGKSRFAKEANNLFGHWTWGGKGLVPLNRDEDKMHKIKIFNSLDDSVNAYALNLNSHPAYAQFRDMRAIYREKGLIYDGLEAAKTMENYSQMGKTYVKQLEKTIKLYDLTKFDF, encoded by the coding sequence ATGGCTGTTAAGTTAGCTGCAGGCTTTTCTCCTAACTATTATATGCTTAGTATAAATGAACAAAAAGTAGAGTTTGCCAAAACTATTTCTAAGCTTACTAAAAATGCAAATACCCAGACTTTGCAAAAACGCGCGTTTGCATTGAATTATCTAAAACAAATTTACCAAAAATCTTTTAGAGATATAGATGTCTCAAATTTAAAACGGCTCGTATCTATCCAAAAAGAGTATAAAATCTCAAATTTATTTGATGAGAGCGAATATAAGTTAAAATTAGACTCCGTGCCAGTTTCTTTAGCTATAGCTCAAGCTACTATAGAGAGCGGTTGGGGAAAGAGTCGTTTTGCAAAAGAAGCAAATAACCTTTTTGGTCACTGGACGTGGGGCGGCAAAGGACTAGTTCCTCTAAATAGAGATGAGGACAAAATGCATAAAATCAAGATATTTAACTCTCTTGATGATTCGGTAAATGCTTACGCTTTAAATTTGAACTCTCATCCTGCTTACGCTCAGTTTCGAGATATGAGAGCTATTTACCGAGAAAAAGGGCTAATATACGATGGTTTAGAGGCTGCAAAAACTATGGAAAATTATTCACAAATGGGTAAAACATATGTAAAACAGCTGGAAAAAACTATTAAATTATACGATCTTACTAAATTTGATTTTTAA
- the flgE gene encoding flagellar hook protein FlgE, translating into MMRALWAGVTGLQAHQIAMDVEGDNIANVNTVGFKYSRASFADLFSQTAKVATAPQGDLGGKNSMQIGLGTQINSVTKIFKQGSVQTTDKNTDLAIQGDGFFVVSPDGGKTYKYTRNGDFSRDSLGNFVDKNGYIVQGWLRNEDTGTIDPTGPVKNIQIEPGLSTPARATTEVALIGNLNSGSSIGTKSSPIYSLDSKNGWLDKNGNGIWEDGETKNENDLSKNEYYVDKDKQVKVKETGVDLGVLFNATGEAFNLRDGQGMWVSYADAKATFGGLAPAPVGGHRLNIAINGIEIPSTSVTNIEDVVNKINTITDKTGVTASLINGNQIQLVNQNNLGSTDTMKNIKITKLSGDTTSMTSTNVITAYKYTYTATATGGNHSYNDSSARKVHTTEDLRKAMQTDAREYVNYQGENVSQAATNAQLVATAAVGADRAAMLNAATAEKTRVDAIVPISQGAIAATAAIIAAINATPTTATPAEVTAAINAAISNDKLAEYSALDWSGAIDTDAAAGIQLPAADPDGKYSNASLKDRNRNDGVEITVNEKGQFVVKNPQGDAAYGENDSHLAVDATGALVTDGSASDNPLATTNPDGTVNVPVNNDTFTNDYNMHLAITGLSDPNTNINENTKFTDVFSSLGGGLSTGTGEKTSSNIVMSSHAATTEIYDSLGSKHEIKMEFRKISYSPENGTEWSMLIQVPEPGKINTETGEVANVIAGTVRFKSDGSLLGYSPSNLTFTANNGSAPGQNIEINFGKIGDYNGLRSNDNTSTTDNIVQDGYTAGTLNELRVDESGTIIGAFTNGRSFGLAQVALAKFTNNEGLESDGGNVFVQTANSGAPVIGSAQTAGRGKINASSLEMSNVDLSRSLTQLIVVQRGYQANSKTITTGDQMLNTLLQLKQ; encoded by the coding sequence ATGATGAGAGCATTATGGGCTGGAGTTACTGGACTTCAAGCTCACCAGATAGCCATGGACGTCGAAGGTGATAATATAGCCAACGTTAATACAGTAGGCTTTAAATATTCACGTGCGAGCTTTGCAGATTTATTTAGTCAAACAGCAAAAGTAGCAACCGCTCCACAAGGCGACTTAGGCGGTAAAAACTCAATGCAAATAGGTTTAGGTACTCAGATAAACTCAGTAACAAAGATATTCAAGCAAGGTTCAGTTCAAACAACAGATAAAAATACAGATTTAGCCATACAAGGTGATGGATTTTTTGTCGTTTCTCCAGACGGTGGAAAAACGTATAAATATACTAGAAACGGAGATTTTAGCCGTGATAGTTTAGGAAATTTTGTCGATAAAAATGGTTATATCGTTCAAGGCTGGCTCCGAAATGAAGATACGGGCACTATAGATCCTACCGGTCCTGTTAAAAATATCCAGATAGAACCGGGTCTTAGCACTCCGGCGCGCGCTACTACCGAAGTAGCTTTAATAGGAAATTTAAACTCAGGAAGTTCGATAGGAACTAAAAGCTCACCTATTTATTCACTTGATTCTAAAAACGGTTGGTTAGATAAAAATGGTAACGGTATATGGGAAGATGGTGAAACTAAAAACGAAAATGATTTGAGCAAAAACGAATACTATGTAGATAAAGATAAACAAGTCAAGGTTAAAGAAACGGGAGTTGATCTAGGAGTTCTCTTTAACGCAACAGGCGAAGCTTTTAACTTAAGAGACGGCCAAGGTATGTGGGTAAGCTACGCCGATGCTAAAGCTACATTCGGTGGTTTAGCTCCCGCTCCAGTAGGAGGACATAGACTCAATATAGCGATAAACGGTATAGAGATACCTTCTACTAGCGTTACCAATATAGAAGATGTGGTAAATAAGATAAATACGATTACTGATAAGACAGGCGTCACTGCTAGCCTTATAAACGGCAACCAAATCCAACTAGTAAATCAAAATAATCTCGGTAGCACCGATACTATGAAAAATATCAAGATAACTAAGCTTAGCGGGGATACTACATCTATGACATCTACAAATGTTATTACGGCTTATAAATATACTTATACCGCTACAGCTACCGGAGGTAACCACTCATACAACGATAGCTCTGCTAGAAAGGTGCATACTACTGAAGATTTAAGAAAAGCTATGCAAACAGATGCAAGGGAGTATGTAAACTATCAAGGAGAAAATGTAAGTCAAGCAGCTACAAATGCTCAACTTGTTGCTACGGCGGCTGTAGGAGCAGATAGGGCTGCTATGCTAAATGCTGCAACAGCTGAAAAAACTAGAGTAGATGCTATAGTTCCTATAAGTCAAGGAGCGATAGCCGCTACTGCCGCTATAATAGCCGCTATAAATGCTACTCCAACTACAGCTACTCCAGCAGAAGTTACTGCTGCTATAAATGCCGCCATATCAAATGATAAATTAGCTGAATATTCGGCTTTAGATTGGTCCGGGGCTATAGATACTGATGCGGCAGCCGGTATTCAGTTACCAGCAGCAGATCCAGACGGTAAATACTCAAATGCAAGCCTTAAAGATAGAAATAGAAACGACGGTGTAGAGATAACCGTAAATGAAAAAGGTCAGTTTGTGGTAAAAAATCCACAAGGCGACGCTGCATACGGAGAAAATGATAGTCATTTAGCCGTAGATGCGACAGGTGCTTTAGTTACAGATGGTAGTGCGTCAGATAATCCTCTAGCTACTACAAATCCGGATGGTACCGTAAATGTCCCTGTAAATAACGATACGTTTACCAACGACTACAATATGCATTTAGCTATCACTGGACTAAGTGATCCAAACACGAATATAAATGAAAATACTAAATTCACGGATGTATTTTCGAGCTTGGGCGGCGGTTTAAGTACCGGAACTGGTGAGAAAACTTCGTCAAATATAGTTATGTCAAGTCACGCTGCTACAACCGAAATTTACGATAGTTTGGGTTCAAAACACGAGATAAAAATGGAATTTAGAAAGATCAGTTATAGCCCTGAAAACGGTACTGAGTGGTCTATGCTTATCCAAGTACCAGAACCAGGTAAAATAAATACCGAAACAGGTGAAGTCGCAAATGTCATAGCAGGTACCGTTAGATTTAAATCCGATGGAAGCTTACTAGGCTATAGTCCATCAAATCTTACTTTCACTGCAAATAACGGTAGTGCTCCAGGACAAAATATAGAGATAAATTTTGGAAAAATCGGAGACTACAACGGATTAAGAAGCAATGATAATACCAGTACTACAGATAACATTGTTCAAGACGGTTACACAGCCGGTACGCTAAATGAGCTAAGAGTAGATGAGAGCGGAACTATCATCGGAGCATTTACAAATGGTAGAAGCTTTGGACTAGCTCAAGTGGCACTTGCTAAATTTACGAATAACGAAGGTTTAGAGAGCGATGGCGGTAACGTATTTGTTCAGACTGCAAACTCTGGAGCTCCTGTTATCGGTTCGGCTCAAACAGCAGGCCGTGGAAAGATAAATGCTTCTAGCCTTGAGATGAGTAACGTTGATCTATCTCGTTCTTTAACTCAGCTTATAGTCGTACAACGTGGATATCAAGCTAACTCAAAAACGATAACCACCGGCGATCAGATGCTTAATACTTTACTTCAATTAAAACAGTAA